The proteins below are encoded in one region of Accipiter gentilis chromosome 12, bAccGen1.1, whole genome shotgun sequence:
- the SCOC gene encoding short coiled-coil protein — protein MMNADMDAVEAENQVELEEKTRLINQVLELQHTLEDLSARVDAVKEENLKLKSENQVLGQYIENLMSASSVFQTTDTKSKRK, from the exons ATGATGAATGCAGACATGGATG CTGTAGAGGCTGAGAATCAGGTGGAATTAGAAGAGAAAACACGGCTTATTAACCAAGTTTTGGAACTGCAGCACACACTTGAAG ATCTCTCAGCACGAGTAGATGCTGTTAAGGAAGAAAACTtgaaactgaaatcagaaaacCAAGTTCTTGGACAGTATATAGAAAATCTGATGTCAGCGTCTAGTGTTTTCCAAACAACTGacacaaaaagcaaaaggaagtaa